The following DNA comes from Streptomyces sp. NBC_00273.
CGCCTCCATCGGGGCGCCCTCGTGGCCCCAGGTGCCGGCGCTCTCCACGATGAGGTCGCCGGTGACGGGGCCGCCGAGGCGGTGCGAGAGGGCATGTCGCGTCAGCCGCTCGGTGATGGGCGAGCGACACACGTTCCCGGTGCTGACGTGGAGTATGCGGAAAGTGGTTCCTCCGGCTACCGCCGGCCGGTACCCCCCTGCTATGCCACGCCCCTCAGGGCTCACGGGGCGACCTCGAGGTCGGGTACGACCTCCCGCAGCTGGTCTGCGGTGAGTGCCCCCTCGCGCAGCAGAACGGGAACCTTCCCGGTGACGTCGACGATCGACGACGGCTGGATGCCGGGCGTCGGGCCGCCGTCCAGGTACACGGACACGGAGTCCCCGAGCATCTCGCGCGCTGCGTCGCAGTCCTCGGGCGCCGGGTGACCGGACAGATTGGCCGAGGAGACCGCCATCGGGCCGACCTCGGTCAGCAGCTCGATCGCGACGGGGTGCAGGGGCATGCGCACGGCGACGGTGCCCTGGGTGTCCCCCAGGTCCCACGCGAGCGAGGGCTGGTGCTTGGCGACCAGGGTCAGCGCGCCGGGCCAGAAGGCGTCGACGAGCTCCCAGGCCTGCTCGGAGAAGTCCGTGACGAGGCCGTGGAGCGTGTTCGGGGAGCCGATGAGCACCGGGGTGGGCATGCCGCGCCCCCGGCCCTTGGCGGCGAGCAGGTCGTGGACGGCCTCCGGGCTGAAGGCGTCCGCGCCGATCCCGTACAGGGTGTCGGTGGGCAGCACGACGAGCTCTCCGCGGCGCACGGCGGATGCGGCTTCACGCAGACCGGTCTTACGGTCCGTCGCGTCGTTGCAATCGTATCGCCGGGCCATCAGCGGGCCTCCTCGTGCAGCAGGGGGGTGGCGGGAATCGTCGCGCCTGTCACGGCAGGGCCTTGCGGGCCGTAGCGAAGCGCGGGCGGTTGTTGAGGTCCGGGTGGTCGGCCGCGTCGGCCCAGCCCCGCTCCTCGGCGAAGATCCACGGCACCTGGCCGCCCTGGGTGTCGGCGTGCTCGATGACGACGATGCCGCCGGGCCGCAGCAGCCGGTGGGCGGTCCGCTCGATGCCGCGGATGGTGTCGAGGCCGTCCTCGCCGGAGAAGAGCGCCATCTCCGGATCGTGGTCGCGGGCCTCGGGGGCGACGTACTCCCACTCGGTCAGCGGGATGTACGGCGGGTTGGAGATGACGAGGTCGACCTGGCCGTCGAGCTCGGGCAGTGCGCTCAGGGCGTCGCCCTGGTGGACGGTGACCCGGGAGCCCTCGGCGTTCTTGCGGGTCCACCGCAGGGCGTCCTCGGACAGCTCGACGGCGTGCACGCGCGAGCGCGGCACCTCCTGGGCCATGGCCAGCGCGATGGCGCCGGAGCCGGTGCACAGGTCCACGATCAGCGGTTCGACGACGTCCATCGCGCGCACGGCGTGTATGGCCCAGTCCACGACCGACTCGGTCTCGGGCCGGGGCACGAAGACCCCGGGCCCGACCTGGAGCTCCAGGTACCGGAAGAAGGCGCGGCCGGTGATGTGCTGGAGCGGCTCGCGCGCCTCGCGGCGGGCGACGGCCTCCCAGTAGCGGGCGTCGAAGTCCGCGTCCTTGACGTGGTGCAGTTCCCCCCGTTTGACGCCGTGCACGAAGGCGGCGAGCTCCTCCGCGTCGAAGCGCGGTGAGGGCACGCCGGCGGCGGCCAGCCGCTGGGTGGCCTGGGCCACCTCGGCAAGCAGCAAGTTCACGCTGGTCCTCCGGGCTGCTGTCGTACGGGGGTGATGCGGGGGTCGGGTCAGTGCGCGGCCGCGAGCTTGGCCGCGGAGTCCGTGTCGACACAGGCCTGGATGACCGAGTCGAGGTCACCGTCGAGCACCTGGTCCAAGTTGTACGCCTTGAAACCGGTCCGGTGGTCCGAGATCCGGTTTTCCGGGTAGTTGTACGTACGGATCTTCTCGGAACGGTCCACGGAGCGCACCTGGCTGCGGCGCACGTCCGAGGCCTCCTGCTCGGCGGCTTCCTGGGCCGCGGCCAGGAGCCGCGAGCGCAGGATGCGCATGGCCTGCTCCTTGTTCTGGAGCTGGCTCTTCTCGTTCTGGCAGGAGGCGACCACACCGGTGGGGATGTGCGTGATGCGCACGGCCGAGTCGGTGGTGTTGACGGACTGGCCGCCGGGGCCGGACGAGCGGTACACGTCGATGCGGAGGTCGTTCATGTTGATCTCGACCTCGACCTCCTCGGCCTCCGGGGTGACGAGCACGCCGGCGGCGGAGGTGTGGATGCGGCCCTGGGACTCGGTGGCCGGAACCCGCTGGACGCGGTGCACGCCGCCTTCGTACTTCAGGCGGGCCCAGACGCCCTGGCCGGGCTCGGTGGCGCCGTTGCCGCCCTTGGTGCGGACGGAGACCTGGACGTCCTTGTAGCCGCCGAGCTCGGACTCGGTGGCGTCGATGATCTCGGTCTTCCAGCCCACGCGCTCGGCGTAGCGCAGGTACATGCGCAGCAGGTCGCCGGCGAACAGCGCCGACTCGTCGCCGCCCGCGCCCGCCTTGACCTCGAGGAGCACGTCCTTGTCGTCGCTGGGGTCGCGCGGAACGAGCAGCAGGCGGAGCTTCTCGGTGAGCTCTTCGCGCTGTGCGGTCAGTTCCTTGGCCTCGGCAGCGAAGTCGGGGTCGTCGGCCGCGAGCTCCTTGGCCGTCTCGATGTCCTCGGCGGACTGCTTCCAGGCACGGAAGGTCGCGACGATCGGGGTCAGTTCCGCGTAGCGCTTGTTCAGCTTGCGCGCGTTGGCCTGATCCGAGTGGACCGAAGGGTCGGCGAGCTTCTTCTCAAGATCGGCGTGCTCGCCGACCAATTCCTCGACCGCTTCGAACATCGGGGGACTCCTGGGGTGAAAGGTGCGAAGGACTGCGGGGGACGTGCCGGAACGACGACAAAGGCGCCGGTCCGGCCGCCCCCGAGTGGACAGGGGGCGGCCGGAGACCGGCGCCTGGGTCGCGCTACTTCTTGGCCGCACCCTTGCCGAAGCGCGCCTCGAAGCGGGCCACGCGGCCACCGGTGTCGAGGATCTTCTGCTTGCCCGTGTAGAACGGGTGGCACTCGGAGCAGACCTCGGCACGGATGGTGCCCTCGGTCAGGGTGCTACGGGTGGTGAACGACGCGCCGCAGGTGCAGCTGACCGCGGTCTCGACGTACTCGGGGTGAACATCGCGCTTCAAGGTGTCTCCTAGATTCGGGAGGGCGCCGGGTCGCAGGAGCCGAATTGCGTACTGCGTGAACCGGGGCCGACAGACCAGTCTGCCAGGACCGGGCCGCCTGTCAAAATTCTGAGGACGCCTCCCTCAACGGCAGGGGGTCGCCATCTATTCCGCACCGGTTCGGGGACCCTGCGGGAACGGGTCCTACTGGACGATCGACCCGGCGGCGCTCTTGTCCCCGGAGGAGTTCACGGTGGCCTCGGCCGGGATCGGCCGGTCCGCCAGCAGGGCGTCCCAGACCATCTTCGTCTCCTTGGTGAGCGGGGCCACGCGGTTCGGGTCGCGGGGGTCCGTGGTCACCGGCAGCGTGATCATCTGCATGTCCTGGGCGTCGATGCCCTGGAGCCCCTGGGCGAAGCCCATGAGGGACTTCACGTCACCGAGCGCCTTGTCGGTGGTGATCGCCTTGGTCGCGGAGTCGGCGATGCCGAGCAGCTTCTTGGGGTTGTCGAAGACCCCGACGCCCTTCACCTGCTTGATGAGCGCCTTGATGAAGGCCTGCTGGAGCTGTATTCGACCCAGGTCGCTGCCGTCGCCGACGCTCTTGCGGGTGCGTACGAGGCCGAGGGCCTGCTCCCCGTCGAGCTTGTTGGTGCCGGCCGCGAGGTCGAGGTGGCTGGCGCCGTCCTTGATCGGCTTGGTGGTGGTCACCTCGACGCCGCCGAGGTTGTCGATGATCTTCTTGAAGCCGGTGAAGTCGACCTCTATGTAGTGATCCATGCGGATCCCCGACATCTTCTCGACGGTCTTGACCGCGCACGCGGCCCCGCCGACGGTGAACGCCTCGTTGAACTGGGTGCGCTGGCCACCGGGGTCGGTCTTCCCGCCCGAGGTCGGGCAGGAGGGCCGGGAGATCATGGTGTCGCGCGGTATCGACACGACGCTGGCCTTCTCGTGGCCCTCGTACAGATGGATGATCATCGCCGTGTCGGAGCGGGCGGAGCCGCCGTCGTCCTGGCCGTACTCGCCGTTGGCGCCGCCGCGGGAGTCGGAGCCGAGGACGAGGATGTCCATCGAGCCGTTGTCGACGTTCTGCGGGCGGTCGGTGCCGAGGGCCTGGTCGATGTCGACGGTCTTCAGGTTGCCGTTGAACTTGAAGTAGAAGTAGCCGATCCCGGCTCCCCCCAGCAGGACCACCCCCGCGGCGCTCCAGGCGGCGACGGCGACGGCTCTGCGGCGCCTCGGCGGCTTGCGACGGCGCCGGGCCGCGGCACGGCCGCCGTGGTCCTTGCTCTCCTCGGTCATGCTCTCCTCAGTCCTGTGTCCGGTCCCCTGGTCGTTCGGCCCGCCGTCCACCCCGCGGTTCCTCTGACACAGACGGGCGTACGCCGCGCAGGGTTCCATTCCGGCCCGAACCGCCCCGCGGGGGCGGAACCGCCCCGCTGGGGCGCCCGTACCCAGAAAATCCGTCCGTACGCGCGACAGCCCCCGCCGCGGGTGCGGCGGGGGCTGTCGCGGTGATGCGTGTGCCGGACGTCAGTCGTCGTTCTTGCCCGACGGGGTCGTCTTGGCGATCTGCATCAGGAACTCGGCGTTCGACTTCGTCTGCTTCATCTTGTCGAGCAGCAGCTCGATCGCCTGCTGCGAGTCGAGCGCGTGCAGCACCCGGCGCAGCTTCCAGACGATGGCGAGCTCCTCCGCGTTGAGGAGGATCTCCTCCTTGCGGGTGCCCGACGGGTCGACGTCGACGGCCGGGAAGATGCGCTTGTCGGCGAGCTTCCGGTCGAGCTTGAGCTCCATGTTGCCGGTGCCCTTGAACTCCTCGAAGATCACCTCGTCCATGCGCGAGCCGGTGTCGACGAGCGCGGTGGCCAGGATGGTCAGCGAGCCGCCGTCCTCGATGTTGCGCGCGGCACCGAAGAAGCGCTTCGGCGGGTACAGCGCGGTCGAGTCGACACCACCGGACAGGATGCGGCCGGAGGCGGGCGCCGAGAGGTTGTACGCACGGCCCAGACGGGTGATGGAGTCCAGCAGGACGACCACGTCGTGACCCAGCTCGACGAGACGCTTGGCGCGCTCGATGGCCAGCTCGGCGACGGTGGTGTGGTCCTCGGCCGGGCGGTCGAAGGTCGAGGAGATGACCTCGCCCTTGACCGACCGCTGCATGTCGGTGACCTCTTCCGGACGCTCGTCGACCAGGACGACCATCAGGTGGCACTCGGGGTTGTTGACGGTGATCGCGTTGGCGATCGCCTGCATGATCATGGTCTTACCGGTCTTCGGCGGGGCCACGATCAGGCCTCGCTGACCCTTACCGATCGGCGACACGAGGTCGATGATGCGGGTGGTCAGCACGCCCGGGTCGGTCTCCAGACGGAGCCGGTCCTGCGGGTACAGCGGGGTGAGCTTCTGGAACTCCGGGCGGCCGCGGCCGGATTCGGGCGCCATGCCGTTCACCGAGTCCAGACGCACGAGGGCGTTGAACTTCTCGCGGCGCTCGCCGTCCTTGGGCTGGCGCACGGCACCGGTGGTGTGGTCACCCTTGCGCAGACCGGCCTTGCGGACCTGAGCGAGGGAGACGTACACGTCGTTGGGGCCGG
Coding sequences within:
- the rpmE gene encoding 50S ribosomal protein L31; protein product: MKRDVHPEYVETAVSCTCGASFTTRSTLTEGTIRAEVCSECHPFYTGKQKILDTGGRVARFEARFGKGAAKK
- a CDS encoding L-threonylcarbamoyladenylate synthase gives rise to the protein MARRYDCNDATDRKTGLREAASAVRRGELVVLPTDTLYGIGADAFSPEAVHDLLAAKGRGRGMPTPVLIGSPNTLHGLVTDFSEQAWELVDAFWPGALTLVAKHQPSLAWDLGDTQGTVAVRMPLHPVAIELLTEVGPMAVSSANLSGHPAPEDCDAAREMLGDSVSVYLDGGPTPGIQPSSIVDVTGKVPVLLREGALTADQLREVVPDLEVAP
- the rho gene encoding transcription termination factor Rho encodes the protein MSDTTDLMGAADTSVDTSAPAAGAAPKRRRTGTGLDGMVLAELQQVASGLGIRGTARMRKSQLIEVIKEAQAGSGAPKAAASTAAATAEAKPKRRATSKARTGEAAAEAPAEKPAVQAQIEIPGQPASEDAPVGERRRRRATAPSGSPEASAPVAVQVEQKTETAPAATAPSEAKAEAATAVSAGQAQGQDGEGRGRRDRRDRGDRAERTDRQRDRRDRGAKADDQGQGGQGQGQGAQGGQGGGRQERADRQQQGGRGQGQQQVRQDRQDNGPQDDFDGEDGRRGRRGRYRDRRGRRGRDEFAPSEPQVADDDVLIPVAGILDILDNYAFIRTSGYLPGPNDVYVSLAQVRKAGLRKGDHTTGAVRQPKDGERREKFNALVRLDSVNGMAPESGRGRPEFQKLTPLYPQDRLRLETDPGVLTTRIIDLVSPIGKGQRGLIVAPPKTGKTMIMQAIANAITVNNPECHLMVVLVDERPEEVTDMQRSVKGEVISSTFDRPAEDHTTVAELAIERAKRLVELGHDVVVLLDSITRLGRAYNLSAPASGRILSGGVDSTALYPPKRFFGAARNIEDGGSLTILATALVDTGSRMDEVIFEEFKGTGNMELKLDRKLADKRIFPAVDVDPSGTRKEEILLNAEELAIVWKLRRVLHALDSQQAIELLLDKMKQTKSNAEFLMQIAKTTPSGKNDD
- the prfA gene encoding peptide chain release factor 1, producing MFEAVEELVGEHADLEKKLADPSVHSDQANARKLNKRYAELTPIVATFRAWKQSAEDIETAKELAADDPDFAAEAKELTAQREELTEKLRLLLVPRDPSDDKDVLLEVKAGAGGDESALFAGDLLRMYLRYAERVGWKTEIIDATESELGGYKDVQVSVRTKGGNGATEPGQGVWARLKYEGGVHRVQRVPATESQGRIHTSAAGVLVTPEAEEVEVEINMNDLRIDVYRSSGPGGQSVNTTDSAVRITHIPTGVVASCQNEKSQLQNKEQAMRILRSRLLAAAQEAAEQEASDVRRSQVRSVDRSEKIRTYNYPENRISDHRTGFKAYNLDQVLDGDLDSVIQACVDTDSAAKLAAAH
- the prmC gene encoding peptide chain release factor N(5)-glutamine methyltransferase, which encodes MNLLLAEVAQATQRLAAAGVPSPRFDAEELAAFVHGVKRGELHHVKDADFDARYWEAVARREAREPLQHITGRAFFRYLELQVGPGVFVPRPETESVVDWAIHAVRAMDVVEPLIVDLCTGSGAIALAMAQEVPRSRVHAVELSEDALRWTRKNAEGSRVTVHQGDALSALPELDGQVDLVISNPPYIPLTEWEYVAPEARDHDPEMALFSGEDGLDTIRGIERTAHRLLRPGGIVVIEHADTQGGQVPWIFAEERGWADAADHPDLNNRPRFATARKALP
- a CDS encoding LCP family protein; the protein is MTEESKDHGGRAAARRRRKPPRRRRAVAVAAWSAAGVVLLGGAGIGYFYFKFNGNLKTVDIDQALGTDRPQNVDNGSMDILVLGSDSRGGANGEYGQDDGGSARSDTAMIIHLYEGHEKASVVSIPRDTMISRPSCPTSGGKTDPGGQRTQFNEAFTVGGAACAVKTVEKMSGIRMDHYIEVDFTGFKKIIDNLGGVEVTTTKPIKDGASHLDLAAGTNKLDGEQALGLVRTRKSVGDGSDLGRIQLQQAFIKALIKQVKGVGVFDNPKKLLGIADSATKAITTDKALGDVKSLMGFAQGLQGIDAQDMQMITLPVTTDPRDPNRVAPLTKETKMVWDALLADRPIPAEATVNSSGDKSAAGSIVQ